The segment aGCAACTCAACATATTTGACAGTGCATATGTGTACATTTATTCATATAagtatcgtgtgtgtgtgtgtgtgtgtgtgtgtataaaacaaACCCCTCATCAGTGTGATTACACAGCTGTAGCAGACAGACAACGAGCTCCATTCATACATAGATCCAGGCTCCAGTTTCACCTGACcaggagactgtgtgtgtgtgtgtgttcaggttgctttgtgtgtgtgtgtgtgtgtgtgccctgtttgtatgtgtgtttgggagtgaaagtagagagggaggaagaaagggAAAGGAAAGATAAAGAAAGATGAAGGATCTGTGTTGGAAGGAGTTTTTCCCTGGTCACTTCTCATTTCTGCTTTTTCAGCctttgaaatgttatttttatccTTTGTTAAACACTCCCTaagctcttcttttcttttgactttttttctggGTTAAGATTCACTCAAGCACACTGAGAGTTAGGCTGACCTCACACGGTTCACCCCTAATTAGAGAGAAGTGTGTTTTCTATAGGATGAGGCCAAACACTCTCCCTCCCGCTGGACCTCTCCTGCTCCTATTTAACCGTCAGTCCTCTTTTATTCCCAGTCTCCCTCTCCATCTATACATCGCATCTTATTTATTCCCTGGGAACTAGAAACGCATGTTGTTTATAGTGCTCTTCCATCATTTAGATGGTTGCTTTGTAACTTTGTAAATATCAGTTGTGATCACAAATAGTTGCATTTGTTTCATAAGAGAACAAAACAGGGATTTATAGTGCTCAGACACAAATTACATATTAGGCAAGCTGTATTTAATTAGGTAATCAGCATaaatgtcccaggctgaggaaATGTCCCTGCTGTTAGCCATGTAATCAaagcaggcagaggaagagtGAAATAATGATTCTCATGGTAAATAGACCAGGTAGTGAAGCCAATATCTCCAACATGTTCTTCATGGTTGTTTTAATAGCCTTTTTCTATTGACTACATTGGCTCATGTACGTTCTATTCTTGGTAAAACCAACCAGAAGGTGGAAAGCATGGATTCACTTtgacttcaacaacatgtattATTATCTCGTGGGCTCCCTCGACACAATGCAAAGAGGATTTTTTCCATTGGCCATTGGAATTATTGCGAAAAATAAATTCTTTACAGGTTTTAGGACTTATTTATGTGAGTTCTGTTGAGTGTGGAAGTTGGAGGAAGACTAATAGCAAAAACTGATGGAAGGAAAAGAGGATACTGTTTGATTACTAGAGATGTGATGGAACACAACTGCAAATCTTGTAGTTTGAAAAAATAGATTCAAATCTTTTTGTAATTATATCAGATATTTAGAAATGCCCTTGGTTTATATCATAGTTACTTTATGTAAATTGCCAATTCAATGATTGTTAAGattcaataaaaacattcaaaatgcacaaaaacaactATGACATCATGCCAAGTACTGTGCGGCAGAGATATCTAtaaggttagcatgctaacatgccaACCTCGAACCTCTTCCTAATGTGATAGCACAAGATGCAACAATCTGTCAATGTCCAACattaaaggaagaagaagatccTGATCAACTTTTTCAGTCCCAATAACACACAGAGCCACTCTGGTCTGACACCATCACAAATATTAGTCCAACAACCAACCATCCTGCTTATACAGATCTGCTGATTAAACTACAACCTCAACATGCTTACCTTGTTTCCCCTTCAACAAATTAAATTGATATTATTTCTCTTTGTTCCAATCAGACTTCAGTAATcagtttaaatgaaataaaatcttACATATCAGTTTATCAGCACTGCACAAACTATCACAACAAGTACCAACAAGACAGATGATGATTTGAATAAGTTGCCCACAAAAAGACAAGTTTTAAACACatcatcactcacacacacacacccttataCCACAGGACAGCCAGCTAACATGCACGCAGACacactaaaacaaacacagacacatgcacataaacacagtcaGGCAGTGGCGGTAAACAGTTGAGAGTTCACCCCAGACGTTCAGTCTGACTCAGCAATGTGAGGCGTCACTGCGCAACCAGAGCCATACTTAAACACACAGACGTggtggattgtgtgtgttttagcccCCACTCTGTAAACCacctaacacacagacacatgaatgAATCATCAAGAAATTATTAGTGAAAGTAGTGCCTATCAAAATGTTTGTGatgtaaaacaacacacatatacagacaaaGCGTCAGGGTTCCTATTATGGTTCAAAACACTGATATTCACATTTAATTGCTTTCTGTTTAAAACTACAGCTGTTTTCTGAAGGTAATATCTCTAGAATTTTTATCATTAGAAATGGCCGAAGATGTATTTCAAGAGCTGAAAAGGTCACATATGCTGTATGAAGGAGAAGGTAGTATAGTCACACCAGAGAAGGGTTGTCCCATTGATTTCAATGGAAGGGAGCAGATATGAGCATGTCCTATTTTGTAGAAGGTAAGAGAGTTGTAACCATGAAGACCCAAATGATGTTTTCACCATCATGTCCTAGTGGACAGTATGAAAAAATGGGGTTAGCGGTTCTAACCGTACCTATCTATCTATTTATTATGTTAACTCGCTTTAACCCAACTAAATGGTGTAGCAGGGtggtgcagtgactgttgtctcACAACAAGAAGGTTCTGAGTTGGAGTCTGAGGTCTTTCtatgtggagtttgcatgttcaacctgtgatttttttctgtgatgtttTCTCAGACTACTTTGGCTTCCTTCACACTGGTTAACTGGGGACTCTAAAATGGCaattggtgtgagtgtgtgtatgaatggttgtctttgtgtgtcactgCTATAAACTGGCAACCTGTCCATGGTGTAGCCTGGCTCTATTTCAGCTGGAATAGGCTCCACCCCCCACGTAATGAGATTTGCTGATATCTTTGTCAACCTTCGTATACATGATGTTAGCCATGCAGTTAGCAACATGTTGGGcacattgttatttgtacaGACAAATGATATTGAAGCAATTTGGAGACAGATGGAGTCCAGATATCATTTTATTCAaagaaaaaatgtgtcaaacaaaTATCAAGTGCTCCATTGTCCTGTTCAGCAGAGGCAATCAAAGGCATTCCTGGGCTATTACaatgtgctgtgttgtgcaTTTAATAGATTTCTACTGTCTACTACTATTGCAGCCCAGTCATATCCTCTCAGACATTAAAGTTCCCATGAACTGTTGGGCCACaatcaacaaacacaaaaaaggaaagaaaccaAACGATTAAAATAATGCAGCCGATTGACTGAAAATGAGGGCTTTAAATCGACGAAGCTTTGACAGGGGCAAAGATAATACTTCACTCACCACACaggcagaggctgcagggaggtCACAGGCTGACTTTTGCTCACTGTTTCAACTAATGAGTCGGTGCTAGGTCAAAGGTTGACCAGTGAACCCTTGAATAcaccccaccacctccaccaccacacacacagaggaaacctGATTGCTGTTATAATTCACCTTCCTTGTTCCCCTCCTTCCTTTCGGATCTTTTCAAGGTCTTTCAAGCatcgttttctttttttctgtgtgtgtgtgtcctactgctctctttgtcttttgtcaCATCAAAGAATTCACTTTGTCAAACCCCTGCTGCTGACTTGCACCTTCCTCTGccccctgaaacacacagactcatcAGTCTAGTAActgagaaaaagaaggaaaaatgtTTGGATGATAACTTTTTGTTTGCATGACAACTTATTTTAGCCATTTAATGGGATAATAACATGGGATAAGAGACATTAAATGAGTTTTATAATGACAATGCCTCAGCCAAATGTTGAGTAGAGTAGGTCCCTTTAATGTATGCCAGTGATAAAATGTGATACCATTTACTGGGATGATGACATCCAAAAATGTCACATGAAACGCACAAACTTATGTACAACCAGGTCAGATTCATGTCTTTCCAAACTTCTGGTGACCTATGTTGTAATTTGATCTAAAGACAGATGGCACAATGGATTATTAGAGTAAAAACGGGCAGGAAGTATAGGGATGGATGtgtgacacgtgtgtgtgttcatagtgCTGCATCAATAGAGGAAGATAAATGATGTTTTGTGACAATCAATCACATGATTTATTCTAGAGGCCACTAAAAATAAGATTTTAATAGtgtgtccatgtttgtgtggtCGTTCTTGCTCTGTGGCCATTCTtaaagttttgtgtgtgtgtggagacttGAGAGAGAAGCTATGTGAGGGTTGTACATCTATAAACCAAAGTCCAAGCGGGACTCCCAtcatgcaaaaataaaataaaataaacaattcTCTTCTCATAAAATTAAAATGACTCTGTATccacatgtgtgtctgtctttcagtCTGACTGTGTAAACTATGTGAAGATTGTGCACCACTATAACCGCACCCACCTGTACGCCTGTGGAACCGGAGCTTTCCACCCAACCTGTGCCTTTGTGGAGGTGGGACACAGGATGGAGGTAAGGgattatacaaaaaaaaatcatccaacaaaaacacacaattaataataatacacaaagaAAGGAGTCTAAAAATATGCTATATCTCCATCAGGACCATGTGTTCAGGATTGACCCCTCAAAGGTGGAGGACGGGAAAGGGAAGAGTCCGTATGATCCTCGACATAATGCTGCTTCTGTGCTCATTGGTAATTACACCCATCTATATTAGATGGTTAAAGTATGTGActaaaagtaaatggacaccagtTGTGAAAGTGGAAATCTACTATTCCTACCAGTCTGCTAGATTTGTAGCTGATGATGTGATATGGATTTATTGATGGCTCTTCCCTAAACAATCAATGTAGTCTGGTGGAAAACCTTCATCAAAAGTAACAAATCCTTAATGGGCTGGGTAGGCCAACAAACATGGTGGATTGGTGTCCATATAAATTTGTCACCTTAGTGTATTTGGGTTTTTATGAAAAACATTAGCATCCCTTTGGAGCAATCATTGTGATTGATTGTGTTTTAGGTGATGAGCTTTATGCCGGCGTGGCCACAGACTTGATGGGACGGGACTTCACCATCTTCAGAAGCCTGGGGAAACGCCCTTCCATTCGCACCGAACAGCACGACTCACGCTGGCTCAATGGTGTGTTCATGCATGTGGCAGATTATAGTGTAGTCCACTGAAAATAATCTAACACTGTACATTCTTTCTATCAGAGCCAAAGTTTGTTGGTTCCTTCTGGGTCCCTGAAAGCGAGAACCCTGACGATGAcaaagtttttttcttcttccggGAGACGGCAGTTGAGGCTCAGGGTTTAGGAAAGTCCACCTACTCCCGTATCGGACAGCTGTGCAGGGTGAAAGATTGTTTAATCACTGAAGTCCAGCAATTTGAATTAAACTTGAATGCAGTGTCTTGATAAatgtcttgttttattttgactcaGAATGACATGGGGGGTCAGCGGAGTCTGGTGAACAAGTGGACGACATTCCTCAAGACCCGTCTGATCTGCTCGGTACCAGGAGCCGATGGCAGCGACACATATTTCGATGAGCTGCGTAAGGCCACAATGCATATTGTACTCTATCAGACCATTTATGATATATGAATAGTATGAACGGTTTCTTTATCTGAAATAGTGATTTAGTGATCCAGTTTTTCAGTAGGTAGAAAAACCAAACAAAGAGTTGAGAATTGGGCTGATTTTCCAACCTTACTTTTTTGGATTTTTACCCAAGTACACATACTGTGGGTGCAAATGGAAGAAAAGTATCATAAATTAACCAGGGTTTCTGACCTCAATTGTAGATTAGACATTCAGACCCACATTCCATCAGCCTGAGTGAGAGATTAATTGGTAGTAGATTCTGGCCCTGATCTGAAGTCGGTGGTTTGCTGTGGGTTCAAACAAAGTTTGTCTTTCCCGAGTCTTCTCGTGAGTGTGTTGTGCCAGAATTCAGAAGTGAGGCAAAATTTATAAGGCTAGAAGAAATATTTTATGATAAAGAAGACCGAACTCCACTGATAAATCTGACAAATGTTAGGTTCCAGTTAGTCTGAGCGTTTTTAACCATAAATATTTGAACTGGGAGACTGTGTGATTTTATCAaatgtgacttcatactgtgaAAATTCTAGAGAAAATCCATCCAAGTGTAAATCATGGTTGTTGCTCTATGTAAAAATCAGTTTGCAGAACCTCATCTCAGAGCAACAAGTGTCCAACCACAGCGTCCACCAGATATGCACTgaggaacagacagacagacagactgacagacagactgattTATTGAGTATCAATATTAGAACAGACAGCATAGCATGCATAAAGGGTATAAGCATAGGATACTAAAATCAGTGCATGTACAGAATAGACTAGAGGTAGGTGCATGGGTGGGGAAAATCTGCTGTTGGATGCGGGGTGCCAGCATCAAATTTGCACAAATATAAGAGGTATTTACTATTTACTATATGCAATATATACACTACAAGAAGGTACAAGTTTCAAATAAGTTGTCTATTTTTGACTAGTCTATTTTCTGCCTGATTCTATGTGAATGTAGCTTAACTAGCTACATTAAAACTTCACTGACTCTATTCTCTCAGCTCTTTAAAGCACAGCTGGATACAGAATTTTTAGTCAATACATGAAACTATGATTAAATCAAGTACACCTGattaaaaactgctgctttGCTGTACAAATTTCCATGATGTAATAAATTCTGTAAAGAACTCTTATTAGTTCACATCTTCTAGTTGTGTGGCTTGAGTTATAACTCTCTTGATAGATCTCTCTGGTTGTATCTTTGGGCTATAATTTGATCTGATTTTAGGCTTATCTCATGACAGTGAAGGATAAACAAGGTGGAAAAATTTGTCCAGATTCTAACCCCACCTCAGGCTACATCTGTCCATCACATTCCCTTATATGAACAATGAGTCTCTTATCTTGACCATAGGTGTCCTGACCATACTTAAAGCCACATAAACAGAGAAGAGACCTCCCTGCAAAATGTGGTTATTTGAACTAAAATGCATATACATTTTAACAGGTTTATACTTGCTGAATATAATCCGCTTCATGTTTGTTGTAGGTCCCATCCTGGAACACAATACTATAATGGGACTTGATTACATATTACCAGTGACTGCATGAAGCTGCAGTGGATTTTGTTCCATGTCATGACCCTCGGCTATCAGGAAAATGTCCCTTTAAAGTAGTTAGACATAGCCAGAGGGCTTTGTTTATCTTTCTcttaacctttgacctctggaCTACTGCCACCTGACCTGAaagtatgcatgtgtgtgtgtccttcctcAGGCGATGTGTTCCTGCTACAGACGAGAGACAGAAAGAACCCTCTGGTCTACACGGTCTTCTCTACGTCCAGGTCAGAGTCTgttcacattgtgtgtgtgtgtcagggcacGTGTACGGAcataagagagagggagaaaaatgtgtgtgtgtgtatgtgtgtattgtgtgcaTGGTTGTTGTATCTCACCCAGCTTCCCCTGTCCCccccagcagcagtgtgtttaaGGGCTCAGCTGTATGTGTCTACTCCATGAATGACATCCGGAGGGCCTTCCTGGGGCCTTTTGCTCACAAAGAGGGGCCCAACTACCAGTGGGTCCCCTTCCAGGGAAAGGTCCCCTATCCCCGCCCAGGAATGGTATGTGAATAACCATTGAGGTGCACCAAGAGAATAGTTTGTAATCAATGTACACAAGTATACTACAATTACACTTAGACTTACTCAGTTACTTACAGTTGGGCTTTTAATATTGCATTTCAGTGAACAGTTTTGCGCCATCTTGCCTCAGTGTGCACTGTCAAATGTATACTAACAACTATTAATAACTAAAATAGTAATGATAAATTCTCAGGGTTAACCAGGCTATCAAATTTGCTACCATGCTGTTTGGAAATCAGCTAATGTAACAACGTAAATACTGCTGAATCTGCACAGTCTAAGCTTAGCTtacttcagaatcagaatcagaattactttatttatccccgaggggaaattcttgtttgttacagacacatagaagaaaggataattgaaatgaaatagaaatatataataaatatctaaaatacctagacagcatttaaatccctgagttgttacctaaagaacatactattgtataaacctttacatagtaaagagcctgacatgaatgtacaagtatgaatgtacagtgtctgagtgactgttacagttcagagttcagtagtttgattgagacaggcaggaatgacttcctgtgtctctcagtggtgcatcgtgggagtcggagtctgttgctgaacgagctcctgtagctggtcagtacagtgtggagtgggtgagagggagagtccagtatggtcttcattttggacaacatcctcctctgacacacctctgtcagagagtccagttcctctcccacaacatggccggccttccttaTGATTCTAATTGCATTGATTTTGCATGCCAAATAAACAAAAGATTAGAAAAGATAGTTAGGCTTTTTTGCCATATCACTTCACCAACAAGATATGATACAAACTTATAGTTTGTATCATTAGCAAAATGAATTTTGAGCTAATATGCTAACacaatatttatatattcatcTAATGGATGTCATTCTTATTCTAGTTCTGACATTTCACCTAAACATTTATTTGCTTATagtaatatattatattatacaaaacatgtacattaacCTCATTCAGAGGACGTTTTATAGCAGCACTCTGTATTAGGCTTTTTCCCTTCGAATCAATGTGTGATTATGATGGCTCTTAAGCACACAAGTGTAGCGTCAGCAGGATTTGTTATGCAGAGCTTCAGCTGTTACTGCCACGGCAGAACAATCCCCATTGTATGACTGCAGAATAGTAATTGTATGAGGCCCACAGTAAAGCCTCACTCACGCCTGGGTTGTAAAATTAGCGGAACAAATTTTGAACACGAGCAATCATGCTTACAAGTAAAATGCAAAACCTGACATCTGTTGATTCAGATTTAAAATGTCAACTTAATGAACTGTGTGCACTATAGGattaaacaaataacaaaaagtgCTGCTTCAAAGAAAAATGTGCAAGAATAAACTGAGAATAAATACTGTATGGTGTTACATTTTTGTATTCACACAATCCAGGTCTGGAATTTTAATTAGAGAGGGAGGCTGGACTCTGACCTGGAGTAAATCTCTCTCTCAAACCCATCACACCATAATCACCTCTCTGTGGCCTCCTGGACTGTGGCGTGGTGTGTTTCAGGCCAACTCAAATACTGATGAGTTTTGATTCCAGTTTAAATgcacaagaacaaaacaaatttaGTTATTAAATAGAAGTCAGTGATTGGACTCCAAACATGGTACAGAATCTTAGCTAAGAGCAGGTAGGCACAGCCAGCTAACATGACTGACTTGTTGCCACGGTAACATTGAGTGTATCTTGGATTTTGTGAACTTAGCTAAGTATTATTTGCGAGTATTACAGCAAAGTATTACATTACTGAACCCCTCCCTACTGGTAGGCCATTAAAAGGGCCTACCAGTAGGGAGTAGAGGGCAGAACCCTTCCAGCTGTATGCAAGGCGGTAATAGCAAGTGATAGTAACCAAGATATGACAACATTCTTATCAACTTTCATCCAGAAGTCTCTCATTATTGTGTTCTGGAATATGAATTGAATCTTTTTCCTCCTTAGTGTCCCAGCAAGACATTCGGCAGCTTTGAGTCCACAAAGGGCTTCCCAGACGATGTGATCCAGTTTGCACGTCACCACCCTCTGATGTACAACCCGGTCTACCCCATGAGCCGGCGGCCCGTCTTCGTCAGAACTAACATGGACTACAGCTTCACTCAGGTTGCCGTAGACAGAGTCAGTGCTGCGGATGGACAGTATGACGTCATGTTTATTGGCACAGGTAATCAATATCTCTTATCCCTCCTAACTCTACAATTAGACACATGGAATGATAATAATTCAAGGTTGTGTTGATAATTCCAGACAAAGGGACAGTACTAAAAGTGATCAATGTCCCCAAGGAGAGCTGGAATAACATGGAGGAACTGTTACTGGAAGAGCTGGAGGTTTTCAAAGTAAGTTACATGTagacaaaaaacacatatttaatgTATTTCTCAAGGAGACCTGTCTCACTGTCATGGAAAATCATGGCCAATCCTGGTCAAAATAAATGCTTGTTATGTTATGAAGGGTTAGATCCATGGAACCTTAAGAGCAAAGTTAGTTTGAATGACAGAAAATGCTAAAAATCTATTAAGAATTTAAATGAGTGGAATTCTgtcatgtttattattttgtgtcctCTGTTCCTCAGGATGTGTCAACTATCACCAACATGCAGATCTCTTCAAAACGGGTATCTGTCTTTTATATTTCACATACCTATACTGAAATCTCTGCAGCATTATGGCATCATATTTGATTAACATAATGGTACCTGCCAGGACTAACTCAGAACCTGAGAATTGAAGTGTCACCTAGTGGCAACATAAACATGAGAAAGCAAATGATGAGATGATTTATGACACAAAATTGCAGAAGCTGTATTTAACACATTCCTGAATTGCTCTTTTAAAGTCGTTCCTTCTGCTGTATTTTCACAGCAACAACTGTACGTCAGCTCCGACACAGGCATCGCACAGGTCCCCCTTCACCGCTGCAGTGTGTACGGGAAAGCCTGCGCTGAGTGCTGCCTGGCCAGAGACCCATACTGCGCCTGGGACGGAACATCCTGTACTCGCTACCTGCCAAACACAAAGAGGTCGCtgacacacacaatgtgacaCACACCAGATGATACTTTTGATATATCATTCAAATGGGACTGAAAAAAGTCCTGATTCTTATTGTTAATTGTAAAACTCTTTGCAGACGATTCCGTCGGCAGGATGTGAGGAACGGAGACCCCAACACACTGTGTTCTGGAGGTAAAACCTTTTGGCTGTTATTGGTTGTTTACACTGAGTGCTACtcttaagagaaaaaaaaactccatctGATCCTGTTCTGACTCACAGAGACTCTTGACATCTGACGTCTCACTGTCCCTGTGCAAAAAGCTCCAACATACCCCCACCCTCATTCACCCTGGTGACCTCTGTCCTCACAG is part of the Parambassis ranga chromosome 7, fParRan2.1, whole genome shotgun sequence genome and harbors:
- the sema3b gene encoding semaphorin-3B isoform X1 produces the protein MMTMMMMMAAMMVTCSSLFLLGLAAAHASSSTVARTSSSSSSSSSSSSSPRMKLSYKDLQQFHGVRRFELERSCCFGALLLDEERGRLFVGAKNFLLSLSLDNIAKQEHKIYWPAPVEWREECNWAGKDITSDCVNYVKIVHHYNRTHLYACGTGAFHPTCAFVEVGHRMEDHVFRIDPSKVEDGKGKSPYDPRHNAASVLIGDELYAGVATDLMGRDFTIFRSLGKRPSIRTEQHDSRWLNEPKFVGSFWVPESENPDDDKVFFFFRETAVEAQGLGKSTYSRIGQLCRNDMGGQRSLVNKWTTFLKTRLICSVPGADGSDTYFDELRDVFLLQTRDRKNPLVYTVFSTSSSSVFKGSAVCVYSMNDIRRAFLGPFAHKEGPNYQWVPFQGKVPYPRPGMCPSKTFGSFESTKGFPDDVIQFARHHPLMYNPVYPMSRRPVFVRTNMDYSFTQVAVDRVSAADGQYDVMFIGTDKGTVLKVINVPKESWNNMEELLLEELEVFKDVSTITNMQISSKRQQLYVSSDTGIAQVPLHRCSVYGKACAECCLARDPYCAWDGTSCTRYLPNTKRRFRRQDVRNGDPNTLCSGDHHKHRIAERKLYGVEGSSTFLECIPKSLQARVTWTFQKHPQNPREEVRLDDRILQTDRGLLIRRVLKRDIGIYQCHAMEHGFTQTLLGITLEVVPSTSSSISNLPSDAPVRLDPRSGGGSPMTNQKLWYRDFMQLVDHPNLSTVDQICEQVWARKNAGVEQVEKSFPPPVKDIPPLGPAARPANKKWKHLQEIRKGRNRRTHDGKPNPRAPRSAGE
- the sema3b gene encoding semaphorin-3B isoform X2, with amino-acid sequence MMTMMMMMAAMMVTCSSLFLLGLAAAHASSSTVARTSSSSSSSSSSSSSPRMKLSYKDLQQFHGVRRFELERSCCFGALLLDEERGRLFVGAKNFLLSLSLDNIAKQEHKIYWPAPVEWREECNWAGKDITSDCVNYVKIVHHYNRTHLYACGTGAFHPTCAFVEVGHRMEDHVFRIDPSKVEDGKGKSPYDPRHNAASVLIGDELYAGVATDLMGRDFTIFRSLGKRPSIRTEQHDSRWLNEPKFVGSFWVPESENPDDDKVFFFFRETAVEAQGLGKSTYSRIGQLCRNDMGGQRSLVNKWTTFLKTRLICSVPGADGSDTYFDELRDVFLLQTRDRKNPLVYTVFSTSSSVFKGSAVCVYSMNDIRRAFLGPFAHKEGPNYQWVPFQGKVPYPRPGMCPSKTFGSFESTKGFPDDVIQFARHHPLMYNPVYPMSRRPVFVRTNMDYSFTQVAVDRVSAADGQYDVMFIGTDKGTVLKVINVPKESWNNMEELLLEELEVFKDVSTITNMQISSKRQQLYVSSDTGIAQVPLHRCSVYGKACAECCLARDPYCAWDGTSCTRYLPNTKRRFRRQDVRNGDPNTLCSGDHHKHRIAERKLYGVEGSSTFLECIPKSLQARVTWTFQKHPQNPREEVRLDDRILQTDRGLLIRRVLKRDIGIYQCHAMEHGFTQTLLGITLEVVPSTSSSISNLPSDAPVRLDPRSGGGSPMTNQKLWYRDFMQLVDHPNLSTVDQICEQVWARKNAGVEQVEKSFPPPVKDIPPLGPAARPANKKWKHLQEIRKGRNRRTHDGKPNPRAPRSAGE